A genomic stretch from Echeneis naucrates chromosome 6, fEcheNa1.1, whole genome shotgun sequence includes:
- the tcaim gene encoding T-cell activation inhibitor, mitochondrial isoform X5, whose amino-acid sequence MSVISLLRCTVRLKKKHVATYLFQLRALSGADAVNALRPFYFAVHPDFFYQYPREREVNENSLKRLNGYLENLQMPGFSSLKPMELTFYVRDTKDSGDLQPDLLTSGFRSVSFTLHTNDVFSTVMNVLKSCSLPVEHMQGLKARTESTKRPSEAGVPFYRTIKWDKSYYTFTGFRDPEEDLKQARRVEPTLSLWLRNNEPEAAAKHSVSLPRREELSRLKKELCNRFDLADISWQRSWGVAHRCCQLQSLSRLSQQSPEALITLQGHTVVFADQSGMNASGHVMLGTMDVHHQWTKLFQQLPSYRNLQQQTDWLKERISLLLGGTQVVHMERLGPVQPITELYSTLSLFHKNLMSWHLRLHPRSLQGLTMLLEKSSSRAMPTRPESAPIPKTNCRRRKRL is encoded by the exons atgtCCGTCATCTCTCTCCTGCGATGCACCGTAAG GCTGAAGAAGAAACATGTTGCCACTTATCTATTCCAGCTCAGAGCTCTGTCTGGGGCAGATGCGGTCAACGCTCTCAggcctttttattttgctgtccATCCTGACTTCTTCTATCAGTATCCCAGAGAGCGG GAGGTGAATGAGAACTCACTGAAGAGGCTAAATGGCTACTTGGAAAATTTGCAGATGCCTGGTTTCAGCTCACTTAAGCCAATGGAGCTCACATTTTATGTCAGGGACACCAAAGACAGCGGTGACCTGCAGCCCGACCTGCTCACCTCAG GGTTCCGGTCAGTGAGTTTCACCCTGCACACAAACGATGTATTTAGCACAGTGATGAATGTGTTAAAATCCTGCAGCCTGCCTGTGGAGCATATGCAGGGACTGAAGGCAAGAACAGAGAGCACTAAAAGGCCATCGGAGGCAGGGGTGCCTTTTTACAGAACAATTAAATGGGATAAAAGCTACTACACCTTTACTGGCTTTAGGGACCCTGAAGAGGACCTGAAGCAGGCCAGGAGGGTGGAGCCTACACTTAG TTTGTGGCTGAGAAACAACGAGCCTGAGGCAGCGGCCAAGCACAGTGTTAGCCTTCCTCGGAGAGAGGAGCTGAGCCGATTGAAGAAGGAGCTGTGTAACAGATTTGATCTGGCTGATATCAG CTGGCAGCGAAGCTGGGGAGTGGCCCACAGGTGCTGCCAGCTGCAGAGTCTGAGCCGGCTGTCCCAGCAGAGCCCTGAGGCCCTGATCACCCTGCAAG GACACACTGTGGTGTTTGCTGACCAGTCAGGGATGAATGCCTCAGGGCACGTGATGCTAGGAACCATGGACGTTCATCATCAGTGGACCAAA CTTTTCCAACAGCTGCCCAGCTATCGCAACCTGCAGCAACAGACAGACTGGCTAAAGGAGAGGATCAGCCTTCTCTTAGGCGGCACTCAg GTAGTCCACATGGAGAGGCTGGGGCCAGTTCAGCCAATCACTGAGCTTTACAGCACCCTCAGCTTGTTCCACAAGAACCTGATGTCTTGGCACCTGCGGCTTCACCCCAGGAGCCTGCAAGGGCTCACCATGCTGCTAGAGAA GTCTTCCTCCAGAGCCATGCCCACAAGGCCAGAGAGCGCACCCATACCAAAAACCA
- the LOC115044596 gene encoding oxysterol-binding protein-related protein 10-like, whose protein sequence is MSRSASQESPVRSLCQRQEQRGGRSHGPDAAKHRLISRTRDSGAKSCPVYHKAVRSKRHLEGVLKKYTNLFQGWQSRYFVLDPEVGQLQYYLNELSKSQQPPRGSLPLLGAMVVSSEEFPFMFTVQSTTGDSYKLRALDAKDQELWMTQLQLCSRRHSDSNAEVRNQAEGQQKNTVTSIESSSLRGGSLSSLDEDLLLLKTTSAATSSCLGECLSILQNNVVQALNQNHNQNHISCLGRNQTSSGPNQAPPIERRKLWSQCRSSLVNQVEPRGHGSRCQSPTHSLIESQSPNSSSNGRQGGGQKHIQNQNRGWVYTDGSTNWTRLPSQKQLKHQTHLSSSACPPTTETHQDLDLDLSSEQGQTSNPDSFDSNDETTDSDDNEEEDLGVLDDQQSIIIHLLSQLKIGMDLTRVVLPTFILETRSLLEMYANFMAHPNMFLSITSGCTPEERIIRFVEYYLTAFHEGRKGAVAKKPYNPILGENFHCSWYVPRDWVRPLRTTSCSGPSPTTATSNAPRYPQMGVDSRGNSDGYCVRFVAEQVSHHPPVSGFYCECKEKRMCVNTHVWTKSKFMGMSIGVSMVGEGVLYLLEHNEEYVFTLPCAYARSILTVPWVELGGKVIINCAKSGYSANVTFHTKPFYGGKVHRVTAEVKHNHTGNVVCKAQGEWNGVLEFTYSNGESKTIDTSRLPVIKKKIRPLEKQGHYESRHLWQHVTSSLKSGNMDAATEHKHCLEERQRSEGKQRAATRVPWKPRYFVKEGEGWVYHNPLWKTQ, encoded by the exons ATGAGCCGTTCAGCGAGCCAGGAGAGTCCCGTGAGGAGCTTATGCCAGAGGCAGGAGCAGCGAGGCGGCCGCTCTCACGGCCCGGATGCTGCTAAGCACCGACTCATCTCCAGGACCAGGGACAGCGGCGCAAAGTCTTGTCCCGTGTACCACAAAGCAGTTCGCAGCAAGCGACACCTGGAGGGCGTCCTGAAGAAATACACGAACCTGTTCCAGGGCTGGCAGAGCAG ATACTTTGTACTGGACCCTGAGGTTGGTCAACTCCAGTATTATCTGAATGAGCTGAGTAAAAGCCAGCAACCTCCCAGAGGGTCCCTCCCTCTCCTTGGGGCGATGGTGGTCTCCAGTGAAGAGTTTCCCTTCATGTTCACTGTTCAGTCCACTACGGGGGACTCCTACAAACTCAGAG CATTGGATGCCAAAGACCAAGAGTTGTGGATGACTCAGCTACAGTTGTGCTCTCGACGCCATTCTGACAGTAACGCTGAG gtgaGGAACCAGGCTGAGGGGCAGCAGAAGAACACCGTCACCTCTATTGAATCCTCATCCCTGAGAGGTGGatctctctcttctctggaTGAG GACCTACTCCTGTTGAAAACCACTTCTGCAGCCACCTCGAGCTGCCTTGGGGAGTGCCTCAGCATTCTGCAGAACAATGTTGTTCAAGCTCTCAACCAGAACCACAACCAGAACCACATCTCTTGTCTCGGCCGCAACCAAACTTCATCTGGACCCAATCAGGCTCCTCCCATAGAAAGAAGAAAGTTGTGGAGTCAGTGCCGCAGCTCTCTTGTGAACCAGGTGGAGCCTAGGGGCCATGGATCCAGGTGTCAGAGCCCAACTCACAGCCTTATTGAAAGCCAGAGTCCCAACAGCAGCTCCAACGGAAGACAGGGAGGTGGCCAAAAACACATCCAGAACCAGAATAGAGGCTGGGTCTATACAG atggCTCCACTAATTGGACCAGACTTCCATCtcagaaacagctgaaacaccAAACACATCTGTCGTCCTCTGCCTGCCCGCCCACCACTGAGACACACcaggacctggatctggatctcaGCTCAGAG CAGGGCCAGACTAGCAACCCAGACTCGTTCGATTCCAACGATGAGACTACAGACTCAGACgacaatgaggaggaggatcttGGAGTCCTGGATGATCAGCAAAGCATCATCATTCACCTCCTGTCCCAGCTCAAAATAGGCATGGACCTGACTCGG GTGGTGCTCCCTACCTTTATCCTGGAGACGCGTTCCCTACTAGAGATGTACGCCAACTTCATGGCTCACCCCAACATGTTCCTGTCCATCACGTCAGGCTGCACTCCAGAGGAGCGCATCATTCGCTTCGTGGAATATTACCTAACTGCCTTTCATGAGGGCCGCAAGGGTGCTGTGGCTAAGAAGCCCTATAACCCCATCCTGGGTGAGAATTTCCACTGCTCCTGGTATGTTCCCAGGGACTGGGTTCGGCCTCTCAGGACTACTAGCTGCAGTGGTCCCAGCCCAACCACAGCTACATCAAACGCTCCTAGGTACCCACAGATGGGAGTGGACAGTAGAGGAAACTCAGATGGTTATTGCGTACGCTTCGTGGCAGAACAGGTATCTCACCACCCACCCGTGTCTGGCTTCTACTGTGAGTGCAAGGAGAAGAGGATGTGTGTCAACACTCATGTCTGGACCAAAAGCAAATTCATGGGCATGTCTATCGGAGTCTCCATGGTCGGAGAAG GTGTGCTCTATTTGCTGGAGCACAATGAAGAGTATGTGTTCACACTGCCCTGTGCCTACGCCCGCTCCATCCTGACAGTGCCATGGGTGGAGCTTGGGGGAAAAGTCATCATTAACTGTGCCAAGAGTGGGTACTCTGCGAACGTCACCTTCCACACCAAGCCCTTTTACGGAGGAAAAGTGCATAG aGTGACAGCAGAGGTGAAGCATAACCACACAGGAAATGTTGTGTGTAAGGCCCAGGGAGAGTGGAACGGGGTCCTGGAGTTCACCTATAGTAATGGAGAATCCAAGACAATTGACACGTCCAGGCTGCCTGTCATCAAGAAGAAGATCCGACCCCTTGAGAAACAGGGCCACTACGAGTCACG GCATCTCTGGCAGCATGTGACATCATCCCTGAAGTCAGGGAACATGGACGCAGCCACAGAGCACAAACACTGTCTGGAGGAGAGGCAGCGCAGCGAGGGCAAACAGAGGGCTGCCACCAGGGTCCCCTGGAAACCCAGATACTTTGTCaaagag GGTGAAGGCTGGGTATACCACAACCCTCTGTGGAAAACTCAATGA
- the LOC115044594 gene encoding glycerol-3-phosphate dehydrogenase 1-like protein produces the protein MASPLKVCIVGSGNWGSAIARIVGNNARSLHQFASTVKMWVFEEYVNGRKLTDIINMEHENIKYLPGYKVAIPKLCDAAEGADFLIFVVPHQFIKKLCDEMVGCVSTRARGITLIKVCGFLTALDHIQ, from the exons ATGGCCTCTCCCCTAAAAGTGTGCATAGTGGGCTCCGGGAACTG GGGCTCAGCCATTGCCAGGATCGTTGGAAACAATGCTAGGTCATTGCACCAATTCGCAAGTACAGTGAAGATGTGGGTGTTTGAGGAATATGTCAATGGCAGGAAGCTGACTGACATCATCAACATGGAGCATGAAAACATCAAGTACCTGCCTGGATATAAA GTGGCCATTCCAAAGCTCTGTGATGCTGCAGAGGGAGCTGACTTCCTTATTTTTGTGGTCCCTCACCAGTTTATCAAGAAGCTCTGTGATGAAATGGTGGGCTGTGTCTCTACTAGAGCTCGAGGAATCACACTCATCAAG GTCTGTGGCTTCCTCACAGCACTGGACCACATACAGTAG